The following are from one region of the Prevotella communis genome:
- a CDS encoding DMT family transporter produces the protein MSKQTLFQRPLWAALFAFTAAFLWGWAYPFIKLGFDEFEITADMTGSKMLFAGIRFFISGVIILSIAKLTHRSFSFKEEARDSVLASSLFLLAFTLLNTTLHYAAFYIGLSHSQGSRAAILNSLSVFVLVLLACAFFKSDKLTLRKMVGCAIGFGGILSLNLGGEGSGSFTFLGDGMIILNALCGAFAGLMTRGVNKRVDVFVGTGYSLGIGGALLVIPGLILGGTLPHVTLLGLFYLLMLIAISTIGFTLYNKLLTCNPVGKIAIWNSLIPVVGAVTSCLCLAEEFQWKYAVAATLTTAGIYIINKGKK, from the coding sequence ATGTCAAAACAGACGCTCTTTCAACGCCCTTTGTGGGCTGCACTCTTTGCCTTCACTGCAGCGTTTCTGTGGGGATGGGCCTATCCGTTTATTAAACTGGGGTTCGATGAGTTTGAGATTACGGCTGATATGACGGGCAGCAAGATGCTGTTTGCCGGCATCCGTTTCTTTATCTCTGGTGTTATCATCCTCTCTATTGCCAAACTGACTCATCGCTCCTTTAGTTTTAAGGAGGAGGCAAGGGACAGCGTGCTGGCCAGCAGTTTGTTTCTGTTGGCCTTCACGCTTCTGAACACCACATTGCATTATGCAGCTTTCTACATCGGTCTGTCCCATAGTCAGGGCAGTCGTGCGGCTATCCTGAACTCCTTGAGTGTGTTTGTGCTGGTGCTCCTGGCCTGCGCCTTCTTTAAGAGCGATAAACTGACGCTTCGCAAGATGGTGGGTTGTGCCATCGGTTTTGGCGGTATCCTTTCGCTGAACTTGGGAGGCGAGGGGAGTGGCTCGTTTACTTTCCTTGGCGACGGTATGATTATCCTGAATGCGCTCTGCGGCGCCTTCGCAGGACTGATGACAAGGGGTGTCAACAAGCGTGTGGATGTGTTTGTGGGCACAGGCTATAGTCTGGGTATCGGAGGCGCTTTGCTGGTGATACCAGGCCTGATACTTGGTGGTACCCTTCCGCACGTCACCCTGCTGGGACTCTTCTATCTGCTGATGCTGATAGCTATCTCTACGATAGGTTTTACGCTCTACAACAAGTTGCTGACGTGTAATCCTGTGGGAAAGATTGCCATCTGGAACTCGCTCATCCCTGTGGTGGGGGCTGTGACCTCCTGTCTGTGTCTGGCCGAGGAATTCCAGTGGAAGTATGCCGTTGCGGCCACATTGACCACAGCTGGAATATACATTATCAATAAAGGAAAGAAATAG
- a CDS encoding Na/Pi cotransporter family protein: MELIIGIFNLVGSLALFLYGMKTMSEGLEKFAGNRLRSILAAMTKNRVMGVLTGILITALIQSSSATTVMVVSFVNAGLMTLGQSIGVIMGANIGTTVTAWIISAVGFKVNIAAFAIPLLSIGMPLIFSSKGSRKSIGEFIFGFSFLFMGLSFLQEAATTMNIGDMVAGMLAHVPQDSFLTIILFVIVGALVTMIVQASAATMAITLMLFGMNIPGFGFEQAAALAMGQNIGTTITAFMASLTANTQARRAALAHMFFNVFGVVVFLIVFYPACDAVSWVVENILGGGNDLFKLSAFHTAFNVINTLLLIGFVKQIEMLVCRVLPMKAQDEDYRLRFISGGLLSTAELSIMEAQKEIHSFAERCQRMAGFVPTLLETQDEMEFNKIFARIEKYENITDSMEMEIASYLNKVSEGRLSDASKTQIQKMLRQISELESIGDSVYNLGRTLNRHRMHCQKSFTAEQKQHMMTMLQLVDAALSEMLKRIDQPTTKSGVKTSLNIEHEINNYRTQLKNQNLHDVNAGLYDYQLGVFYVDFISECERLGDYVMNVVQAGKGLSNDFGDGPVNGMA, encoded by the coding sequence ATGGAATTGATTATCGGCATTTTTAATCTTGTGGGGTCGCTGGCATTGTTTCTCTATGGAATGAAGACAATGTCGGAAGGACTTGAGAAGTTTGCGGGCAATCGTCTGCGCAGTATTCTGGCAGCTATGACCAAGAACCGTGTGATGGGTGTCCTGACAGGAATTCTGATCACGGCCCTCATTCAGTCGTCAAGCGCTACAACCGTGATGGTTGTAAGCTTCGTTAATGCAGGACTGATGACACTTGGCCAATCCATTGGTGTCATCATGGGTGCAAACATTGGAACCACGGTTACAGCATGGATTATATCAGCAGTTGGCTTTAAGGTGAATATCGCCGCCTTTGCCATTCCCTTACTATCGATTGGTATGCCCCTGATATTCAGTAGCAAAGGGTCACGCAAAAGTATTGGTGAGTTTATATTCGGCTTTTCTTTCCTCTTTATGGGTTTGTCGTTTCTGCAAGAGGCAGCTACCACAATGAATATCGGTGATATGGTGGCTGGTATGTTGGCCCACGTGCCCCAAGACTCGTTCCTAACCATTATTCTCTTCGTTATTGTTGGTGCACTGGTCACGATGATTGTTCAGGCATCGGCAGCCACGATGGCTATCACGCTGATGCTCTTTGGCATGAATATCCCTGGTTTTGGATTTGAGCAGGCTGCTGCGTTGGCTATGGGTCAGAATATAGGTACTACCATCACAGCCTTTATGGCCTCTTTGACAGCCAACACGCAAGCTCGAAGAGCAGCCTTGGCCCACATGTTCTTCAATGTGTTTGGTGTCGTAGTCTTCCTCATTGTGTTCTATCCAGCCTGCGATGCCGTCAGTTGGGTTGTAGAGAATATCCTAGGTGGCGGTAATGACTTGTTTAAACTCTCAGCCTTCCATACCGCTTTCAATGTCATTAACACCCTGTTGCTCATCGGTTTTGTGAAGCAGATAGAGATGCTCGTGTGTCGTGTGCTGCCTATGAAGGCCCAGGACGAAGACTATCGCCTGCGCTTCATCAGTGGTGGCCTGCTCTCTACAGCCGAGCTCAGCATCATGGAGGCTCAGAAGGAGATTCACAGTTTCGCTGAGCGCTGTCAGCGCATGGCCGGTTTTGTGCCCACGCTCTTGGAAACACAAGACGAGATGGAGTTTAATAAGATCTTTGCCCGTATCGAGAAATACGAGAATATTACCGACTCGATGGAGATGGAGATAGCCAGTTATCTGAATAAAGTAAGCGAGGGACGTCTGTCTGATGCCTCAAAGACGCAGATTCAGAAGATGCTCCGCCAGATATCAGAACTAGAGTCGATAGGTGACTCTGTATATAATCTTGGGCGTACCTTAAACCGTCACCGTATGCACTGCCAGAAATCTTTTACCGCAGAACAGAAACAGCATATGATGACGATGCTGCAGTTGGTAGATGCTGCCCTCAGTGAGATGCTGAAGCGCATAGACCAACCTACAACAAAGTCGGGTGTTAAGACGTCGCTCAACATCGAACATGAAATCAACAACTACCGTACCCAGTTGAAAAACCAGAATCTACACGATGTCAACGCAGGTCTCTACGACTATCAGCTCGGTGTGTTCTACGTTGACTTTATCTCGGAGTGTGAGAGACTTGGCGACTACGTGATGAACGTTGTTCAGGCTGGAAAGGGACTGAGTAATGACTTTGGCGACGGTCCTGTCAATGGGATGGCTTGA
- a CDS encoding inorganic phosphate transporter encodes MNTLFLIIVIFLIVLAVFDLMVGVSNDAVNFLNSAIGARVARYRTVVAIAAIGVFIGAALSNGMMDVARNGIMTPAYFSFYDVMCVFLAVMITDVILLDVFNTLGMPTSTTVSMVFELLGGAFAIAILQIMHGATASDGTLLSLGDLLNTEKAISVILGIFLSVAIAFVFGMLVQWVARIVFTFTYRVNGRTTDQKGKMGSLLTSSLKIGIFGGLSVTVIVWFLLINGLKNSSLMTPEMKALISENTWLIIGGGIAVFSVLMTLLSALKLPVLKCVVLFGTFALAMAFAGNDLVNFVGVPLTGLEAYQDYIAHGSADAQGFMMKSLMEGARTPAIYLIAAGVVMVLALVFSKKAQNVVKTSVDLSRQDEGDEMFGASGVARTLVRTSRSVAGGVAAMVPGGMARWIDSRFNADAAVLKQGAAFDEIRAAVNLVLAGALVALGTSLKLPLSTTYVTFMVAMGASLADRAWSRESAVFRITGVLSVIGGWFITAGVAFILCFLVCITLFFGSFMAMVAAIALAIFLLIRSHLSYKKSNKTSEADELFDRIIRSSDKAECWRLLRQHVTLTITNQLQLVAETYKSLTDAFFYEDYRMLKRTTAMTENQRKDIKRQRRKQIVAQRRIDPVLSIEKGTWYFLTINSLAQLVYCLKRMGEPCLEHVGNNFSPVPGRYIQEFLQMRNEILQLITRASHAETKDLIRGDANKMQSQLSDYRQTIIHDIQAKQLNIESMTVFLNLVQESQQILSALRHTMRGLNKFEE; translated from the coding sequence ATGAATACTTTATTCCTAATCATTGTCATATTTCTGATTGTGCTCGCTGTGTTCGACCTTATGGTGGGCGTGAGCAACGACGCAGTGAACTTTCTTAACTCGGCCATCGGAGCACGAGTGGCACGATATCGGACGGTAGTGGCAATAGCCGCTATTGGTGTTTTTATTGGTGCAGCGCTTAGCAACGGCATGATGGACGTGGCGCGAAATGGCATCATGACACCGGCATACTTTTCTTTCTATGACGTCATGTGCGTGTTCCTGGCCGTGATGATTACCGACGTCATCTTGCTAGATGTGTTCAACACGCTAGGCATGCCAACATCCACCACCGTCTCAATGGTGTTCGAACTGCTGGGCGGAGCCTTTGCTATTGCGATACTCCAAATTATGCACGGGGCGACGGCGTCAGACGGCACGCTGCTATCGCTAGGCGATTTGCTCAACACAGAGAAAGCTATCTCGGTCATCCTCGGTATCTTCCTCAGCGTGGCCATTGCATTCGTCTTCGGCATGCTGGTGCAGTGGGTGGCACGTATCGTTTTCACTTTTACCTATCGCGTGAACGGCCGAACAACGGACCAGAAGGGCAAGATGGGGAGTCTGCTTACTTCGTCGTTAAAGATTGGCATCTTCGGCGGACTGTCGGTGACTGTCATCGTCTGGTTTCTGCTCATCAACGGACTGAAGAATAGCAGTCTGATGACGCCAGAGATGAAGGCACTCATCAGCGAGAACACATGGCTGATTATCGGTGGTGGCATTGCTGTATTCTCAGTGCTTATGACGCTGCTGAGTGCCTTGAAACTGCCTGTGCTGAAGTGCGTCGTGCTATTTGGCACGTTTGCTTTGGCAATGGCGTTTGCGGGCAACGATCTCGTGAACTTCGTGGGCGTGCCGTTGACGGGGCTTGAGGCTTATCAGGACTATATAGCTCACGGAAGCGCTGATGCTCAGGGATTCATGATGAAGAGCCTGATGGAAGGAGCCCGCACACCGGCTATCTATCTCATCGCGGCTGGTGTGGTGATGGTGCTCGCACTGGTCTTCTCGAAAAAAGCACAGAATGTGGTGAAGACGTCGGTCGACCTCTCGCGTCAGGACGAGGGCGATGAGATGTTTGGGGCGAGCGGAGTGGCTCGGACATTGGTTCGCACGTCCAGAAGCGTGGCCGGTGGTGTGGCAGCGATGGTACCAGGGGGCATGGCACGATGGATAGACTCGCGCTTCAATGCCGATGCTGCCGTGCTGAAGCAAGGAGCCGCCTTTGACGAGATTCGCGCAGCTGTCAATCTGGTACTCGCCGGAGCACTTGTGGCACTGGGCACATCGCTCAAATTGCCGCTATCCACTACCTACGTCACCTTCATGGTGGCCATGGGGGCTTCGCTAGCCGACCGTGCATGGAGTCGCGAAAGTGCCGTATTCCGTATCACTGGCGTGTTGTCGGTTATCGGCGGCTGGTTCATCACGGCTGGCGTAGCGTTCATACTGTGCTTTCTCGTCTGCATCACCCTGTTTTTCGGGTCGTTTATGGCAATGGTCGCTGCCATCGCGCTGGCCATCTTCTTGCTTATTCGAAGCCACCTGAGCTATAAAAAAAGCAACAAGACCAGCGAGGCCGACGAACTGTTTGATCGCATTATTCGTAGCAGCGATAAAGCTGAGTGTTGGAGATTGCTTCGACAGCATGTGACGCTAACCATCACGAACCAACTGCAACTGGTTGCAGAGACTTACAAATCGCTGACCGATGCTTTCTTTTATGAGGATTATCGCATGCTAAAACGTACTACAGCGATGACCGAAAACCAACGCAAGGATATTAAACGTCAGCGGCGCAAGCAAATTGTAGCCCAACGGCGCATAGACCCTGTGTTGAGTATCGAGAAGGGCACATGGTACTTCCTGACCATCAACTCGCTGGCGCAGCTGGTTTACTGCCTGAAGCGTATGGGTGAGCCATGCTTAGAGCATGTAGGCAATAACTTTAGTCCTGTGCCGGGAAGGTATATTCAGGAGTTCTTACAGATGCGCAATGAGATATTACAACTCATCACCCGGGCAAGCCACGCCGAAACAAAGGATTTGATACGTGGTGATGCTAATAAGATGCAATCACAACTTTCCGATTATCGACAGACTATCATCCACGACATTCAAGCCAAACAACTCAATATAGAGAGCATGACGGTATTTCTGAATCTAGTCCAGGAGTCGCAACAGATTCTCAGTGCCCTGCGCCATACCATGAGAGGATTAAACAAGTTTGAGGAATAG
- a CDS encoding MmcQ/YjbR family DNA-binding protein has product MNIELVREYTLSLPGVTEDQAFGEDILNFRLEGKIFVCLWLGGGRYDMKDGESRIALKLSPDRNIELREQFSAVRPAYHWNKTHWSDVYYEEMDEAIVEGLIKESYQLIASKLPKAIRVKYLSD; this is encoded by the coding sequence ATGAATATTGAATTGGTCAGAGAGTACACGTTGTCACTTCCAGGAGTGACCGAAGACCAAGCGTTTGGTGAAGACATCCTTAACTTTCGCTTGGAAGGAAAGATATTTGTCTGCCTATGGTTAGGCGGTGGCAGATATGATATGAAGGACGGAGAATCAAGAATCGCCTTGAAGTTATCTCCAGACAGGAATATCGAACTTAGAGAACAATTCTCTGCCGTTAGACCAGCCTATCATTGGAACAAGACGCACTGGAGCGACGTTTATTACGAAGAGATGGACGAAGCAATAGTAGAGGGGTTGATTAAAGAATCCTATCAACTCATAGCATCGAAACTTCCGAAGGCTATTCGAGTAAAGTATTTATCAGATTAA
- a CDS encoding nitroreductase family protein, translating to MTLQEAIEARHSVRAYKNEPLADDAVKILEEQIGAGEVNFDWV from the coding sequence ATGACACTACAAGAAGCTATTGAAGCCCGGCATAGTGTAAGGGCATACAAAAACGAACCTTTGGCTGATGATGCAGTCAAGATACTGGAAGAGCAGATTGGTGCCGGAGAAGTCAACTTTGATTGGGTATGA
- a CDS encoding response regulator transcription factor, with translation MKILVVDDEQDICEILQYNLETEGFEVTTANSAEEALDLPLQDYSLILLDVMMGEMSGFQLARRLKNDAATMRIPIIFITALDSEDNLVKGLNIGADDYITKPLGMKEVKARVKAVLRRAQLQQGASSPAENKIVYEGITVDLNAKTVTCDGKELEFTKLEFELLSFFLQHPNKVFSREDLLKYCWPQDVLVLDRTVDVNITRLRKKIDHYGKQIKTRVGYGYYFERCD, from the coding sequence ATGAAGATACTTGTTGTAGATGATGAGCAGGATATCTGTGAGATACTGCAATACAATCTCGAAACAGAAGGATTTGAGGTAACAACAGCAAACTCGGCAGAGGAGGCGTTGGACCTACCTCTACAGGACTATTCTCTGATACTGCTGGACGTGATGATGGGAGAAATGTCGGGGTTCCAGTTGGCGCGCAGATTAAAGAACGATGCTGCCACTATGCGGATTCCAATTATTTTCATCACGGCACTCGATAGTGAGGACAATCTGGTAAAGGGATTGAATATCGGTGCCGATGACTATATCACCAAGCCGCTGGGTATGAAAGAAGTGAAGGCCAGAGTAAAGGCTGTGCTCAGACGTGCACAACTGCAGCAAGGCGCATCAAGTCCTGCTGAGAACAAGATTGTTTATGAGGGTATCACTGTTGACCTGAATGCCAAAACTGTCACATGCGACGGAAAGGAACTGGAATTTACAAAACTGGAATTTGAGTTGTTGTCGTTTTTTCTCCAGCATCCCAACAAGGTGTTTTCCCGAGAGGACCTGCTGAAGTATTGTTGGCCACAGGATGTATTGGTGCTCGACCGTACGGTGGATGTCAATATCACCAGATTGCGCAAGAAGATAGATCATTATGGAAAACAGATAAAAACTCGTGTGGGATATGGCTACTACTTTGAAAGATGTGACTAA
- a CDS encoding sensor histidine kinase — MTKREPFTPEPKSKSFQRNLLLSIGGVFLLFAICFSVYQYKREKEYKIDILHSRLQMYNYEMVQTVGMDSIVCSHTFRNYVLHHQMEGLRVSVIDKEGRVILDSYDTNVKDLGNHLQRREIQQALREGSGYDIKRMSQSTHETYFYSATRFGDVIVRAAVPYSAELTRSLQADNTYIYYSGVLTLLLGIVLYYITHRISRHIGYLREFAVKAEEGQELDHELERRLPDDELGDISHAIIMLYWKLRHSEEDKVRIKRQLTQNAAHELKTPAASIHGYLESIIDNPDMPDDKKKHFLERCYAQSERMNKLLLDMSVLTKLDEIDDGSSNIRHEYRQVDVLQIINNVTDDTDLQLQNKGIKLELHLLEHIEVLGDSSLLYSIFRNLIDNTISYASGATRLIIACREIETEGRHFFEFQVSDNGLGVEAKHREHLFERFYRVDKGRSRKLGGTGLGLAIVKNAVLAHGGQVEALATPGGGLTIRFTLARFLVVDAK; from the coding sequence GTGACTAAACGGGAACCTTTTACGCCAGAGCCGAAGAGTAAATCCTTTCAACGCAACCTTCTGCTGAGCATCGGTGGTGTGTTCCTGCTATTTGCTATTTGTTTTAGTGTATATCAGTATAAGCGTGAAAAAGAGTATAAAATTGATATCCTTCACTCACGACTGCAGATGTATAACTATGAGATGGTGCAGACTGTAGGTATGGACAGCATCGTCTGCAGCCATACTTTTCGCAATTACGTCTTACACCATCAGATGGAGGGGCTTCGAGTGTCGGTGATTGACAAGGAAGGACGGGTTATCCTTGACAGTTACGACACGAACGTGAAAGACTTGGGAAATCACCTACAGAGAAGGGAAATCCAACAGGCTTTGCGAGAAGGCAGTGGCTATGACATCAAACGTATGTCACAATCTACCCATGAGACCTACTTCTATTCTGCCACACGCTTTGGCGACGTGATTGTACGTGCTGCCGTGCCATATTCTGCAGAACTTACGCGCTCACTGCAGGCAGACAACACTTACATTTACTACTCTGGTGTTCTCACCTTGCTACTTGGCATTGTGCTCTACTATATCACTCACCGCATCAGTCGCCATATAGGTTACTTACGCGAATTTGCCGTAAAGGCCGAGGAAGGCCAGGAACTCGATCATGAATTAGAACGCAGACTGCCTGATGACGAATTGGGAGATATCAGTCACGCTATCATTATGTTATACTGGAAACTACGGCATTCTGAAGAAGACAAGGTCCGTATCAAGCGACAACTTACACAGAATGCTGCTCATGAACTAAAGACACCTGCTGCCAGCATTCATGGTTATTTAGAGAGCATCATCGATAATCCCGACATGCCTGATGATAAGAAAAAACATTTCCTGGAACGTTGCTATGCTCAAAGCGAACGCATGAACAAGCTTCTGTTGGATATGAGTGTTCTCACCAAACTCGACGAGATTGACGATGGCTCATCTAATATTCGGCACGAATACCGTCAGGTTGACGTGTTGCAGATTATCAACAATGTGACAGACGACACTGACTTGCAATTACAGAATAAAGGCATCAAACTTGAACTCCACCTACTAGAACATATAGAGGTGCTGGGTGATTCAAGCTTACTCTATAGCATTTTCAGAAATCTGATAGACAATACTATTTCCTATGCCAGCGGGGCGACCCGACTGATCATCGCCTGCCGGGAAATTGAAACGGAAGGACGGCACTTCTTTGAGTTTCAGGTAAGCGACAACGGTCTTGGTGTAGAGGCAAAGCACCGTGAACATCTGTTTGAACGTTTCTACCGTGTGGACAAGGGACGTTCACGCAAGTTGGGGGGCACAGGCCTAGGGCTTGCCATCGTCAAGAATGCAGTATTGGCTCACGGCGGACAAGTTGAGGCACTTGCGACTCCTGGTGGTGGACTCACCATCAGGTTCACCCTGGCACGTTTTCTTGTCGTAGACGCCAAATAG
- a CDS encoding S-ribosylhomocysteine lyase, producing the protein MEVIQSFTIDHTHLKPGIYVSRVDKGFTTFDLRITEPNKEPAVAPAAIHSIEHLMATWFRNSHVKEDVVYVGPMGCLTGMYIIMTGDYSVEDMRQLTIECLEWILTQNEVPATRPEACGNYLLHDLPMCKWECARYLDRLRNDFHSEYTKLQITLSDGKTFADA; encoded by the coding sequence ATGGAAGTCATACAAAGTTTTACAATTGATCATACACATCTGAAGCCGGGTATCTATGTGTCCCGTGTAGATAAGGGTTTTACAACGTTTGACCTACGTATCACAGAACCCAATAAGGAGCCGGCAGTAGCTCCTGCTGCCATACATAGTATTGAGCATCTGATGGCAACATGGTTTCGTAATTCTCATGTTAAGGAAGATGTGGTATATGTTGGTCCTATGGGCTGCCTCACGGGTATGTACATCATTATGACGGGTGATTACAGCGTAGAGGATATGCGTCAGTTGACCATAGAGTGCCTGGAGTGGATTCTAACCCAGAATGAAGTACCGGCAACCCGTCCGGAGGCTTGCGGAAACTATTTGTTGCACGACCTGCCCATGTGTAAGTGGGAATGTGCCCGCTATTTGGATCGACTGAGGAATGATTTTCATTCAGAGTATACCAAACTCCAGATTACGTTGAGCGACGGCAAGACCTTTGCTGACGCCTAA